A portion of the Candidatus Nitrosotenuis aquarius genome contains these proteins:
- a CDS encoding cation:proton antiporter — MEHDQIINNLGPALENLFKFQDSMPKFEPLIGEIMSAPVLLLAGAIIIFLGVAGEAFFRKTGIPDIAFLMVLGVVIGPVLGIIPTSTVIDVVPYFAAVALILIMFDGGLNLDIRNVVKTAHYALVLAILGFLASIFSVTLVAFYGLQWGLIESILLGVIVGGSSSIIVFGLVRRFPISDQTRSMLSLESAMTDILVTITAFVLIEMLVSGVFDPAVAVSSFAKSIGVGLLLGFAIGIPWAYVTTKFKNAQHSYMLTIGILFVIFFAEKSLGGTGALAPLIFGLMLGNKQVLSKRLKFKLPEISLDDPTHNQLTFLVRSFFFVFVGLLATLGRIEFIIFGVIGAILIYATRIPIVSISLRKKFPKFDNLVTIAMIPRGLAAAVMATIPLTMGLQNAEYYPQIVFVVILSSVIITTVALSRAKSQMPKDPDIQNTT, encoded by the coding sequence AATAATCTTGGGCCTGCTTTGGAAAACCTCTTCAAATTTCAGGATTCCATGCCAAAGTTTGAGCCTCTTATTGGTGAAATCATGTCTGCACCGGTGTTGTTGCTTGCAGGCGCAATAATCATTTTTTTGGGCGTCGCAGGAGAAGCATTCTTTAGGAAAACCGGGATTCCGGACATTGCGTTTTTGATGGTCCTCGGGGTGGTCATAGGGCCAGTGCTTGGCATAATCCCGACAAGCACCGTAATTGATGTTGTGCCGTATTTTGCTGCAGTTGCACTTATTCTCATAATGTTTGATGGCGGCCTTAATCTGGATATTAGAAATGTGGTCAAAACTGCGCACTATGCGCTGGTCCTTGCAATTCTTGGCTTTTTGGCCTCGATATTTTCAGTGACGCTTGTTGCATTCTATGGGTTGCAGTGGGGATTAATCGAAAGCATCCTGCTTGGAGTAATAGTTGGGGGAAGCAGCTCGATTATTGTGTTCGGCCTGGTGCGAAGGTTTCCTATTTCTGATCAGACAAGATCCATGCTCTCTTTAGAGTCTGCAATGACTGACATTCTTGTCACCATTACTGCGTTTGTCCTAATCGAGATGCTGGTTTCAGGAGTGTTTGATCCGGCAGTTGCAGTATCGTCATTTGCAAAATCAATCGGGGTTGGACTGTTGCTTGGGTTTGCAATAGGGATACCATGGGCATATGTCACCACCAAATTCAAAAATGCGCAACACTCCTACATGCTCACAATTGGAATATTGTTTGTGATATTTTTTGCAGAAAAATCCCTTGGCGGAACCGGTGCTCTGGCGCCCCTGATTTTTGGCCTGATGCTTGGCAACAAGCAGGTATTATCAAAACGCCTCAAATTCAAGCTGCCAGAGATTTCTCTGGACGATCCGACCCACAACCAGCTGACCTTTCTTGTCCGCTCGTTTTTCTTTGTGTTCGTAGGCCTGCTTGCAACGCTGGGCCGAATAGAATTCATCATATTTGGCGTAATAGGCGCAATTCTCATCTATGCCACAAGAATCCCAATAGTCTCAATATCGCTTCGCAAAAAATTCCCCAAGTTTGACAATCTAGTCACAATAGCAATGATTCCACGGGGTCTTGCAGCTGCCGTGATGGCAACAATCCCACTCACGATGGGCCTACAAAACGCGGAATATTACCCGCAGATTGTTTTTGTGGTAATACTAAGCTCAGTCATAATTACTACTGTCGCGCTGAGCAGGGCAAAATCACAGATGCCAAAAGATCCAGACATACAAAATACAACCTAA